The Desulfuromonadales bacterium DNA segment CCCTGCCCGTCGACGGAGGCTCCGGGGTCGCCCGAACCACCGCCGTGACCGTGACCTTCAACGAGGCGGTGACCCCGGCCGCCGTCGGCGCCGCGACCTTGAGTCTGACTGCCGGAGCTCTGCCGGTGACTGGCACGGTGACGATCGACGGGCCGCTGGTCACCTTTACCCCTTCTGC contains these protein-coding regions:
- a CDS encoding Ig-like domain-containing protein; translation: MSEKHGGTTLSALLLALVLAACNGGDGGGDDGANPIDVTPPTIVSTLPVDGGSGVARTTAVTVTFNEAVTPAAVGAATLSLTAGALPVTGTVTIDGPLVTFTPSA